A genomic window from Chaetodon trifascialis isolate fChaTrf1 chromosome 22, fChaTrf1.hap1, whole genome shotgun sequence includes:
- the cpsf6 gene encoding cleavage and polyadenylation specificity factor subunit 6 isoform X1 codes for MADGVDHIDIYADVEEEFSQEADYPVHEQIDLYDDVISPSANNGDAPEDRDYLDALPAPGGTEGGKSAPPNVVYTYTGKRIALYIGNLTWWTTDEDLTEAIRSIGITDVLEIKFFENRANGQSKGFALVCVGSETSSRKLMELLSKRELHGQNPIVTPCNKQSLSQFEMQSRKSTQSGQMSGEGKAGPPGAGPRGGFPMGRGRGRFPGPPGPGGDRFPGPVGPGGPPPHFPGSGMRPDVIRHQDGPLMDMSFNPFPPGGRNGSWRGRGGMQGPPRPPPGPPGPPGPPGPPPPGQGLPPPLAGPPNRGDRPPPPVLFPGQFGQPPMGPLPPGPPPPGYGPPPGPPPPQQGPPPPGPFPPRPPGPIGPPMALAPPPHMPGPPPGGPPPAPHVNPAFFPPPGNNNMPPNDSRGPPGPNDPYGRPPPYERGDYGPGGREMEASRTPLSEAEFEEIMNRNRAISSSAISRAVSDASAADYGSAIETLVTAISLIKQSKVSADDRCKVLISSLQDCLHGIESKSYGSASRRERSRERDHSRSREKSRRHKSRSRDRHEDYYRERSRERDRHRERDRDRDREREREREYRHR; via the exons ATGGCGGACGGTGTGGATCACATCGACATTTACGCCGACGTAGAGGAGGAATTTAGCCAG GAAGCCGACTACCCAGTCCACGAGCAGATCGACCTGTATGATGATGTAATATCCCCATCCGCCAACAATGGAGATGCTCCAGAAGACCGCGACTACCTGGACGCACTGCCTGCACCAGGtggcacagagggagggaagagtgCCCCACCCAATGTGGTGTACACCTACACAGGCAAAAGGATTGCCCTGTACATAGGAAACCTTACATGG TGGACGACAGACGAGGACCTGACAGAAGCCATTCGGTCGATAGGAATCACAGATGTGCTGGAGATCAAGTTCTTCGAAAACAGAGCCAATGGCCAGTCCAAAGG GTTTGCGCTGGTGTGTGTGGGCTCAGAGACATCATCCAGGAAACTAATGGAGCTGCTGTCAAAGAGGGAGCTCCATGGTCAGAATCCCATCGTCACACCATGCAACAAACAGTCCCTCAGCCAGTTTGAGATGCAATCACGCAAAA GTACCCAGTCAGGCCAGATGTCAGGGGAAGGTAAAGCTGGTCCCCCTGGTGCCGGCCCTCGTGGAGGTTTCCCCATGGGCCGAGGCAGAGGCAGGTTCCCTGGACCACCTGGCCCTGGAGGAGACCGCTTCCCTGGTCCTGTCGGGCCTGGAGGGCCGCCACCACACTTCCCTG GCTCGGGGATGAGACCAGATGTGATTAGGCACCAAGATGGCCCTCTGATGGATATGAGTTTCAATCCCTTCCCGCCGGGGGGCAGGAACGGGAGCTGGCGTGGCAGAG GAGGGATGCAGGGTCCCCCACGTCCCCCTCCCGGTCCGCCTGGTCCCCCCGGCCCTCCAGGACCTCCACCTCCTGGCCAGggcctcccccctcccctcgctGGTCCTCCAAATCGTGGCGACAGGCCTCCTCCCCCTGTTCTCTTCCCTGGTCAGTTCGGCCAGCCTCCAATGGGACCCCTGCCCCCAGGCCCCCCTCCTCCGGGTTATGGCCCTCCCCCTGgtcccccacccccccagcaGGGCCCACCACCCCCAGGACCCTTCCCTCCTCGCCCCCCAGGTCCCATTGGGCCCCCCATGGCTTTGGCGCCACCTCCACACATGCCAGGTCCCCCTCCAGGTGGACCACCACCAGCACCCCATGTCAACCCCGCATTCTTCCCCCCACCTGGCAACAACAACATGCCCCCCAACGACAGCCGAGGGCCACCTGGACCAAACGACCCATACGGACGCCCGCCACCGTATGAGAGAGGGGACTACGGTCCTGGAGGCCG GGAGATGGAGGCGTCCCGGACGCCTCTGAGCGAGGCAGAGTTTGAGGAGATCATGAACAGGAACAGAGCCATCTCCTCGAGCGCCATATCTAGAGCAGTGTCTGATGCCAGTGCAG CTGACTATGGCAGTGCCATAGAGACCTTGGTGACAGCCATCAGTCTGATTAAGCAGTCCAAAGTGTCAGCAGACGACCGCTGTAAGGTCCTCATCAGTTCCCTGCAGGACTGTCTCCACGGCATTGAGTCAAAGAGCTATGGTTCAGCCTCCAG GCGAGAGCGTTCCAGGGAACGAGACCACAGCCGCTCCAGAGAAAAGAGCAGACGCCACAAGTCCCGCAGTCGCGACCGGCATGAGGACTATTACCGAGAACGCAGCCGGGAGCGGGACCGCCATCGCGAGAGGGACCGCGACCGAGAccgtgaaagagagagggagagggagtaCCGACACCGCTAG
- the cpsf6 gene encoding cleavage and polyadenylation specificity factor subunit 6 isoform X2: MADGVDHIDIYADVEEEFSQEADYPVHEQIDLYDDVISPSANNGDAPEDRDYLDALPAPGGTEGGKSAPPNVVYTYTGKRIALYIGNLTWWTTDEDLTEAIRSIGITDVLEIKFFENRANGQSKGFALVCVGSETSSRKLMELLSKRELHGQNPIVTPCNKQSLSQFEMQSRKSTQSGQMSGEGKAGPPGAGPRGGFPMGRGRGRFPGPPGPGGDRFPGPVGPGGPPPHFPGGMQGPPRPPPGPPGPPGPPGPPPPGQGLPPPLAGPPNRGDRPPPPVLFPGQFGQPPMGPLPPGPPPPGYGPPPGPPPPQQGPPPPGPFPPRPPGPIGPPMALAPPPHMPGPPPGGPPPAPHVNPAFFPPPGNNNMPPNDSRGPPGPNDPYGRPPPYERGDYGPGGREMEASRTPLSEAEFEEIMNRNRAISSSAISRAVSDASAADYGSAIETLVTAISLIKQSKVSADDRCKVLISSLQDCLHGIESKSYGSASRRERSRERDHSRSREKSRRHKSRSRDRHEDYYRERSRERDRHRERDRDRDREREREREYRHR, encoded by the exons ATGGCGGACGGTGTGGATCACATCGACATTTACGCCGACGTAGAGGAGGAATTTAGCCAG GAAGCCGACTACCCAGTCCACGAGCAGATCGACCTGTATGATGATGTAATATCCCCATCCGCCAACAATGGAGATGCTCCAGAAGACCGCGACTACCTGGACGCACTGCCTGCACCAGGtggcacagagggagggaagagtgCCCCACCCAATGTGGTGTACACCTACACAGGCAAAAGGATTGCCCTGTACATAGGAAACCTTACATGG TGGACGACAGACGAGGACCTGACAGAAGCCATTCGGTCGATAGGAATCACAGATGTGCTGGAGATCAAGTTCTTCGAAAACAGAGCCAATGGCCAGTCCAAAGG GTTTGCGCTGGTGTGTGTGGGCTCAGAGACATCATCCAGGAAACTAATGGAGCTGCTGTCAAAGAGGGAGCTCCATGGTCAGAATCCCATCGTCACACCATGCAACAAACAGTCCCTCAGCCAGTTTGAGATGCAATCACGCAAAA GTACCCAGTCAGGCCAGATGTCAGGGGAAGGTAAAGCTGGTCCCCCTGGTGCCGGCCCTCGTGGAGGTTTCCCCATGGGCCGAGGCAGAGGCAGGTTCCCTGGACCACCTGGCCCTGGAGGAGACCGCTTCCCTGGTCCTGTCGGGCCTGGAGGGCCGCCACCACACTTCCCTG GAGGGATGCAGGGTCCCCCACGTCCCCCTCCCGGTCCGCCTGGTCCCCCCGGCCCTCCAGGACCTCCACCTCCTGGCCAGggcctcccccctcccctcgctGGTCCTCCAAATCGTGGCGACAGGCCTCCTCCCCCTGTTCTCTTCCCTGGTCAGTTCGGCCAGCCTCCAATGGGACCCCTGCCCCCAGGCCCCCCTCCTCCGGGTTATGGCCCTCCCCCTGgtcccccacccccccagcaGGGCCCACCACCCCCAGGACCCTTCCCTCCTCGCCCCCCAGGTCCCATTGGGCCCCCCATGGCTTTGGCGCCACCTCCACACATGCCAGGTCCCCCTCCAGGTGGACCACCACCAGCACCCCATGTCAACCCCGCATTCTTCCCCCCACCTGGCAACAACAACATGCCCCCCAACGACAGCCGAGGGCCACCTGGACCAAACGACCCATACGGACGCCCGCCACCGTATGAGAGAGGGGACTACGGTCCTGGAGGCCG GGAGATGGAGGCGTCCCGGACGCCTCTGAGCGAGGCAGAGTTTGAGGAGATCATGAACAGGAACAGAGCCATCTCCTCGAGCGCCATATCTAGAGCAGTGTCTGATGCCAGTGCAG CTGACTATGGCAGTGCCATAGAGACCTTGGTGACAGCCATCAGTCTGATTAAGCAGTCCAAAGTGTCAGCAGACGACCGCTGTAAGGTCCTCATCAGTTCCCTGCAGGACTGTCTCCACGGCATTGAGTCAAAGAGCTATGGTTCAGCCTCCAG GCGAGAGCGTTCCAGGGAACGAGACCACAGCCGCTCCAGAGAAAAGAGCAGACGCCACAAGTCCCGCAGTCGCGACCGGCATGAGGACTATTACCGAGAACGCAGCCGGGAGCGGGACCGCCATCGCGAGAGGGACCGCGACCGAGAccgtgaaagagagagggagagggagtaCCGACACCGCTAG